In Wolbachia endosymbiont of Cimex lectularius, the following are encoded in one genomic region:
- the tsaD gene encoding tRNA (adenosine(37)-N6)-threonylcarbamoyltransferase complex transferase subunit TsaD, which translates to MKTILAVETSCDETAAAIVNSDKQVLAHEILSQTEHKKCGGVIPEIASRAHMENLSGLIKSAIEKSNLNFCDLDAIAATSGPGLIGGLIVGTMMAKAITHVAQKPFIAVNHLEAHALVIRLLYEVKFPFLVLLISGGHCQFLIAQDVGKYIKLGETLDDSLGEAFDKVAKMLGLSYPGGPLIERLAKKGDGTRFKLPRAMKKRPGCDLSFSGIKTAVKNLVQELEMSEQDVCDVCASFQECVSDILLDRVKNAVNIAASLNIKINDFVITGGVAANNFLREKLKKHINLNVFFPPSNLCTDNAVMVGWTGIEKLQKSYMDSLNFTPRPKWELESY; encoded by the coding sequence GTGAAAACTATCCTAGCTGTTGAAACAAGCTGCGATGAAACTGCAGCAGCAATTGTAAATAGTGATAAGCAAGTCCTTGCCCACGAGATTCTTTCTCAAACAGAACACAAAAAATGCGGTGGGGTGATCCCTGAAATAGCGTCACGCGCTCACATGGAGAATTTAAGCGGTCTAATAAAAAGCGCTATAGAAAAATCTAACCTTAATTTTTGTGATCTGGATGCGATTGCAGCAACATCAGGACCAGGGCTCATAGGTGGATTAATAGTTGGCACAATGATGGCCAAAGCAATTACACATGTAGCACAAAAACCATTCATTGCAGTTAATCATTTGGAAGCACATGCGCTGGTTATCAGGTTACTATATGAAGTCAAATTTCCGTTTTTAGTCCTATTGATATCAGGCGGTCATTGCCAATTTTTAATCGCACAGGATGTGGGTAAATACATTAAACTTGGAGAAACGCTGGACGATTCGTTGGGTGAAGCGTTTGACAAAGTTGCTAAGATGCTGGGTTTAAGCTATCCGGGAGGTCCATTAATTGAAAGATTAGCTAAAAAAGGTGATGGTACAAGATTTAAACTTCCAAGGGCGATGAAAAAACGTCCTGGATGTGATCTTTCGTTTTCTGGAATCAAAACAGCAGTAAAAAACTTAGTGCAAGAACTTGAAATGAGCGAGCAAGATGTGTGTGATGTATGTGCTTCATTTCAAGAGTGTGTTAGCGATATACTACTCGATAGAGTCAAAAATGCGGTTAATATAGCTGCATCTTTAAATATCAAAATCAATGATTTTGTAATTACTGGCGGGGTTGCAGCAAATAATTTCCTGAGAGAAAAATTAAAGAAACACATAAACTTGAACGTATTTTTTCCTCCAAGCAACCTATGTACAGACAATGCAGTAATGGTTGGGTGGACAGGCATCGAAAAATTACAGAAGAGTTATATGGATTCACTTAATTTTACACCAAGGCCAAAGTGGGAATTGGAAAGTTATTAA
- a CDS encoding type I secretion system permease/ATPase yields MEITPSIKKELKQSMLYTCLEKCKSAFWFIFWFSSGINLLMLFLPLYTSQVLDRVILSESVSTLVMLTIITLSAFACSAMLETCRYLAMAKIGDWIDKAATPDLIVRSIRLTSVQSSTSSGEAIRDLGVIKNFITGNGIFSLFDTPWSLIYLVVIFMIHTSTGFIAIAGIVILVSMAIWNELATKRILQETNEETIRNINAIDVATRNAEVVEAMGMSEFIVSDWCKRNDQNRAMQIKAQNRSNVITGITKFLRSTLQISVIGTGALLAITAHKTAGSIIAASIVMGRVLAPFDTAVHTWKFLNQARMSYGRLQRLILTSPKREQTMALPEPEGRLEFDRVFFTPYGSNKPTIKGISFVIEPGDVVGVIGASASGKSTIAKLTVGVWKPISGVVRLDGADVYTWNRENFGNYIGYLPQDIELFNTSVKANIARMRPDPNPEEIIKAAKIAGIHELILSLPNGYDTTIGSFGVTLSGGQKQLLGLARAFYGNTKLLVLDEPNANLDSSGEACLINAINIARKQNTTTIIITHKLPLLSVVDKVILMSDGVIYAMGPRDEILSKLVAPSSNTAEGECSSASG; encoded by the coding sequence GTGGAAATCACGCCATCGATAAAAAAGGAATTGAAGCAAAGTATGCTATACACCTGCCTAGAGAAGTGTAAAAGTGCATTTTGGTTCATTTTCTGGTTTAGTTCAGGAATCAACTTGTTAATGTTATTCCTACCACTTTATACCTCTCAGGTGCTTGATCGGGTGATATTGAGTGAAAGCGTATCGACACTAGTTATGCTGACGATTATCACTTTATCCGCGTTTGCGTGTTCTGCAATGCTTGAAACCTGTCGATATCTAGCTATGGCAAAGATTGGTGACTGGATCGACAAAGCCGCAACACCAGATCTGATAGTAAGATCAATCAGGCTAACATCAGTGCAGAGCTCAACTTCCAGTGGTGAAGCAATACGAGATCTTGGAGTGATAAAAAACTTTATTACAGGAAATGGTATATTCTCACTGTTTGATACCCCATGGTCATTAATTTACCTTGTTGTGATATTCATGATACATACCTCTACGGGGTTTATAGCTATTGCCGGAATCGTTATATTAGTTTCTATGGCAATATGGAATGAACTTGCCACTAAACGCATATTGCAAGAAACTAACGAAGAAACTATACGGAATATCAATGCTATAGATGTTGCAACAAGAAATGCAGAAGTGGTTGAAGCTATGGGTATGTCAGAATTCATAGTTTCTGATTGGTGCAAACGAAACGATCAGAACCGCGCAATGCAAATCAAAGCACAAAATCGTTCTAATGTAATTACTGGAATCACTAAGTTTTTACGCTCAACTCTACAAATATCAGTGATCGGAACAGGTGCATTACTTGCAATTACAGCCCATAAAACTGCCGGTAGCATCATCGCTGCCTCAATTGTAATGGGTAGAGTATTGGCTCCATTTGATACAGCAGTTCACACTTGGAAATTTTTAAATCAGGCCAGAATGTCGTATGGAAGGCTGCAAAGACTTATACTCACATCACCAAAAAGAGAACAAACTATGGCTCTACCAGAACCTGAAGGAAGACTGGAATTTGATAGAGTATTTTTTACTCCTTATGGGAGCAATAAACCAACAATAAAAGGAATATCATTTGTTATAGAGCCAGGAGATGTGGTGGGTGTTATTGGCGCAAGTGCTTCTGGTAAATCAACCATTGCAAAATTAACCGTTGGTGTATGGAAACCCATATCTGGTGTAGTCAGACTAGATGGCGCTGATGTATACACTTGGAATCGAGAAAACTTTGGTAATTATATTGGTTACTTACCTCAAGATATTGAACTATTTAACACCAGTGTCAAGGCCAATATTGCTCGCATGAGACCAGACCCAAATCCTGAAGAAATAATCAAAGCAGCGAAAATTGCAGGAATACATGAATTAATACTGAGTTTACCAAACGGGTATGATACAACGATAGGGAGTTTTGGAGTGACACTTTCTGGTGGGCAGAAACAACTGCTTGGCCTTGCAAGAGCTTTTTATGGAAACACAAAGCTTTTGGTGCTTGATGAACCAAATGCCAACCTAGACAGCAGTGGAGAGGCATGCTTAATTAATGCAATCAACATTGCAAGAAAGCAAAATACCACAACTATTATCATAACCCACAAACTACCGTTATTATCTGTGGTTGATAAAGTAATCCTCATGTCAGATGGTGTTATTTATGCTATGGGGCCGAGAGATGAGATTTTAAGCAAACTGGTTGCTCCATCATCAAATACCGCAGAAGGTGAATGTTCTTCAGCAAGTGGTTAG
- a CDS encoding phosphomannomutase/phosphoglucomutase yields MDKTIIRKYDIRGVVGKDLQINDGYEIGRKFGQTVANVCVGYDSRIDSPSIEKELIRGLTLSGANVTRIGLCSSPMLYAATQIMQADLGIMITASHNPSKYNGFKFFSSKRVYSEQEIKEVISSPIKNSAKIGSSININIYSEYICILKSALKNNSTQKLKIAWDFGNSPASGIARYIEKILPDHVHIVTNNSIDGTFPLHDPDPIEEKNLVQLIDVVNENKCDLGIALDGDGDRVRLIDNKGSVVSNDHLFMIFAREVLEEYLGSKVIANIKMSMKVHDFVSGLGGRVIACATGHSLVKKKMVEEEAKFAGELSGHFFFSELGFDDGLYSAIKAIDVLLKKNQSLSEVIEDLPKLYITHEVKVVVKDEKKFQIIESIKKTLEQQNIAFSELDGIKVTNKDNKGWWLLRVSNTQNCITARCEGDTLEDFELAKKVMFYYIGGIRSMEW; encoded by the coding sequence ATGGATAAAACCATTATAAGAAAATACGATATTAGAGGTGTAGTAGGCAAAGACCTGCAGATCAATGATGGATATGAGATAGGCAGGAAGTTTGGCCAAACCGTAGCTAATGTTTGTGTAGGCTATGACAGCAGAATAGATTCGCCGAGTATAGAAAAAGAATTAATCAGAGGCTTAACTCTATCTGGAGCAAACGTTACACGCATAGGACTGTGCTCTTCGCCTATGCTCTACGCTGCAACGCAAATCATGCAGGCAGATCTTGGCATTATGATCACCGCTTCACATAACCCTAGCAAGTACAATGGCTTTAAATTTTTCAGCAGTAAGAGAGTTTACTCAGAGCAAGAAATAAAGGAAGTTATAAGCAGTCCGATTAAGAACAGTGCAAAAATTGGCAGCTCAATTAACATAAATATATATAGTGAGTACATTTGCATATTAAAAAGTGCGCTGAAGAACAACTCCACACAAAAGCTAAAAATAGCCTGGGATTTTGGCAACAGCCCAGCAAGTGGAATTGCGAGGTATATTGAAAAGATCTTGCCAGATCATGTGCATATCGTAACCAATAACTCTATAGATGGAACATTTCCACTGCACGATCCAGATCCTATAGAGGAGAAAAATCTCGTTCAATTGATTGATGTTGTAAATGAAAATAAATGTGATCTTGGTATTGCACTCGATGGCGATGGTGACAGGGTGCGCTTAATTGATAATAAAGGTAGTGTTGTTTCCAATGACCATTTGTTTATGATTTTTGCGCGTGAAGTATTGGAAGAATACCTAGGAAGCAAAGTTATTGCTAATATAAAAATGAGCATGAAAGTGCATGACTTTGTCAGTGGATTAGGAGGGAGGGTAATTGCATGCGCTACTGGACATTCACTAGTTAAGAAAAAGATGGTAGAGGAAGAGGCAAAATTTGCTGGTGAACTGAGTGGACATTTTTTCTTCTCTGAGCTAGGTTTTGATGACGGGCTATATTCTGCCATTAAAGCCATTGACGTCTTACTTAAGAAAAACCAAAGCCTATCTGAGGTGATTGAGGATTTACCAAAGCTATATATCACTCATGAAGTGAAGGTTGTAGTTAAAGATGAGAAAAAATTTCAAATAATTGAATCAATAAAGAAAACACTAGAGCAGCAAAATATTGCATTCTCAGAGCTCGATGGTATTAAAGTAACCAATAAAGATAATAAAGGTTGGTGGCTCCTTAGAGTGTCAAATACACAAAACTGCATTACAGCAAGATGCGAAGGAGATACTCTAGAAGATTTTGAACTGGCTAAAAAGGTCATGTTTTATTACATTGGTGGTATCCGCTCAATGGAGTGGTAA
- a CDS encoding bifunctional 2-C-methyl-D-erythritol 4-phosphate cytidylyltransferase/2-C-methyl-D-erythritol 2,4-cyclodiphosphate synthase, translated as MINVYTNRSKKYKIAALIVAAGVGSRCSNAIPKQYIKLAGKPVLFYTTKKLLTNQYIDYVRVVINEDHEDFYEPVSATWITEGVGTKLLSPIYGGESRQNSVKLGLESLQKINPDFVVIHDACRPFVSNALINSLAQSMINGQHAGVVPVIEVENTVSSISDNFIESTILREKLRAIQTPQIFNFKELLSCHQSSKEFTDDSSLVAWHEKHVAIIKGEKSNFKLTTKEDINMAKLLLEEPKYRIGTGYDIHKFVKAQNKAENFIKICGVEIEHDMAIEAHSDGDVTIHAVVDAILGALGCGDIGEHFPPSSAKWKNCDSSYFLSFAITKVKEKGYRVSNLDITIVCEEPKISPYKAEMKKSISRTLEIDSEFVNIKATTAEKLGSIGRNEGMAAYASVLLTSVTRTTV; from the coding sequence ATGATAAACGTGTACACTAATAGATCTAAGAAATACAAAATAGCAGCGTTAATAGTTGCGGCAGGAGTAGGCAGTAGATGCAGTAACGCGATTCCTAAGCAGTACATAAAACTGGCAGGCAAGCCTGTTTTATTTTATACAACCAAAAAACTTTTGACCAACCAATACATAGATTATGTAAGAGTGGTAATTAATGAAGATCATGAAGATTTCTATGAGCCAGTGTCAGCTACTTGGATAACAGAAGGTGTAGGTACTAAATTACTAAGCCCGATATACGGAGGAGAGAGTAGGCAAAATTCAGTTAAGTTGGGACTTGAAAGCTTACAAAAAATTAACCCAGATTTTGTTGTTATACACGATGCTTGCAGGCCCTTCGTATCAAATGCTTTGATAAATAGCTTAGCTCAGTCTATGATTAATGGTCAACATGCAGGAGTAGTGCCAGTAATAGAAGTTGAAAATACTGTGTCATCGATAAGTGATAATTTTATTGAATCTACAATTCTAAGAGAAAAACTCAGAGCTATACAAACTCCTCAAATTTTCAATTTCAAAGAATTATTGTCATGCCACCAATCAAGCAAAGAATTCACTGATGATTCATCACTAGTGGCATGGCACGAAAAACATGTTGCGATTATTAAAGGTGAGAAAAGCAATTTTAAGTTAACTACAAAAGAAGATATTAATATGGCAAAGCTCCTTCTTGAAGAACCAAAATATCGTATTGGCACTGGTTATGACATACACAAGTTCGTTAAAGCTCAAAATAAGGCTGAAAACTTTATAAAAATTTGCGGTGTGGAAATCGAGCACGACATGGCAATAGAAGCACATTCCGATGGTGATGTTACAATACATGCGGTTGTCGATGCAATACTGGGAGCGCTGGGATGTGGCGACATAGGAGAGCATTTCCCCCCTAGTTCCGCTAAGTGGAAAAATTGTGATTCGTCTTATTTCCTGAGCTTTGCTATTACAAAAGTAAAAGAAAAAGGATACCGTGTATCTAATTTAGATATTACTATAGTTTGTGAGGAGCCTAAAATATCGCCTTATAAAGCAGAAATGAAGAAATCTATATCAAGGACATTAGAGATTGATAGCGAATTTGTAAATATCAAAGCAACCACTGCAGAAAAATTAGGTTCTATTGGCAGAAATGAAGGAATGGCAGCATATGCCTCTGTATTACTTACAAGCGTCACTCGCACAACTGTATGA
- a CDS encoding gamma carbonic anhydrase family protein, which yields MYHILKYKDYEPKIDESAFIAGGSRIVGKVEIGKNASIWFNCVIRGDVGSIRIGDETNIQDGTVIHVDRNPGGDTIIGNMVTVGHFCMLHACTVHDKAFVGMGSTVMDHAVVESEAMVAAGSLVTHGKVIKSGEVWAGRPAKFLKKMSDEEIKYITQSAQNYVMLMREYEN from the coding sequence ATGTACCACATTTTAAAATACAAAGATTATGAACCAAAAATAGATGAGAGTGCCTTCATCGCGGGTGGTTCGCGTATCGTAGGCAAGGTTGAAATAGGGAAGAATGCAAGCATCTGGTTTAATTGTGTAATCAGAGGAGATGTTGGATCGATAAGAATAGGTGATGAAACAAATATTCAAGATGGCACGGTAATTCATGTGGACAGAAACCCAGGTGGTGACACAATTATTGGCAATATGGTAACTGTGGGGCATTTTTGTATGCTGCACGCATGCACAGTGCATGACAAAGCATTTGTTGGTATGGGCTCTACCGTAATGGATCATGCAGTTGTGGAGTCTGAAGCTATGGTGGCTGCTGGCTCGCTAGTGACGCATGGAAAAGTGATAAAAAGTGGAGAAGTATGGGCTGGCAGACCAGCAAAATTCTTAAAAAAAATGTCAGATGAAGAAATTAAATATATTACACAATCAGCACAAAATTATGTTATGTTGATGAGGGAGTATGAAAACTAA
- a CDS encoding Rpn family recombination-promoting nuclease/putative transposase, which produces MALSKFLDPKNDVAFRRIFGTEKNKDILIHFLNDILGFTGKDEIKEIEFLSTIMDAEIASKKQSIVDVLCRDENGVQIIVEMQVAKAKGFEKRAQYYAAKAYSRQANKGDQYEDLKEIIFIAIADCILFPDKSEYKSKHTIWDEDTNEHDLKDFYFTFIELPKFPKTKEDQLENIVEKWIYFFKYADETGEKELERITGSDVIIKKAYEELNRFNWSEKEFIAYEREIKRIRDEQAVLAQKLDDATEKGIKIGKEEGRKEGRKEGREEGRKEGREEGKIEVAKAMLANNVDVDTIVKFTGLSLSEIKELQNEVE; this is translated from the coding sequence ATGGCTCTTTCTAAATTTCTCGACCCTAAAAACGATGTAGCATTTCGGCGCATCTTTGGCACTGAAAAAAATAAGGACATCCTCATTCATTTTCTCAATGATATCTTGGGCTTTACTGGCAAGGATGAAATAAAAGAAATAGAGTTCCTCAGTACTATAATGGATGCTGAAATTGCCTCCAAAAAGCAAAGCATTGTTGATGTTCTCTGTAGAGATGAAAATGGAGTGCAAATAATAGTCGAAATGCAGGTCGCTAAAGCTAAGGGTTTTGAAAAACGTGCTCAATATTATGCTGCCAAGGCATATTCAAGACAGGCTAATAAAGGTGATCAATATGAAGACCTCAAAGAAATTATCTTTATTGCTATAGCAGATTGTATCTTATTTCCTGATAAGTCTGAGTATAAATCAAAGCACACTATTTGGGATGAGGATACCAATGAGCATGACTTAAAAGATTTTTATTTTACATTTATTGAACTACCAAAATTTCCTAAGACGAAAGAAGATCAGCTAGAGAATATAGTTGAGAAATGGATATATTTTTTTAAGTATGCAGATGAAACCGGTGAAAAGGAATTGGAAAGAATAACAGGAAGTGATGTAATAATAAAAAAAGCATATGAAGAACTAAACAGATTCAACTGGTCAGAAAAAGAATTCATAGCCTATGAACGGGAGATAAAGCGTATTCGCGATGAGCAGGCTGTCCTCGCTCAAAAACTTGATGATGCCACTGAAAAAGGCATCAAAATTGGTAAAGAGGAAGGTAGGAAAGAAGGCAGGAAAGAAGGTAGAGAAGAAGGTAGGAAAGAAGGTAGAGAAGAAGGAAAAATTGAAGTTGCAAAAGCAATGTTGGCTAACAACGTTGATGTTGACACTATTGTAAAGTTTACTGGTCTTTCCCTTAGTGAAATCAAAGAGTTGCAGAATGAAGTTGAATAG
- a CDS encoding valine--tRNA ligase, whose translation MLEEKYSFKEIEAKYNILWENSKIYKWSGEKDNTFTIDTPPPTISGKLHIGHIFSYCHTDFIAKFQRMLGKDVFYPIGFDDNGLPTERLVEQTYKTRAKEVGREKFIEMCHEVIEKSKQEFKELFKSVGISYDWSLEYHTISKETVTLSQMSFIDLYNKGYAYRKMQPILWDPVDKTAIAQAEIEDKVFESSLNTIVFSTEENEQIKIATTRPELLPACVAVFCHPEDARYIHLIGKTATVAITGAKVSIIADDKVKIDKGTGLVMCCTFGDELDIYWQQKHNLPMKIIIDQDGRISLDSVCDNNRSQCQGTGMTSSVLNGLKVKEARKRIIEILSGKGLLIESTSISHSVKCAERSGAPLEILPTYQWFIKILEKKAKVLDKVKECNWYPATMRKRMEVWIEGLNWDWCISRQRYFGVPFPVWYSKRKGEEGKIILAEVKDLPIDPLKDLPKGYSKEEVIPDQDVMDTWATSAITPQLSALAVNNEFHLPNHRYDKIFPADLRSQSHEIIRTWAFYTILKAHYHANSLPWKNIMISGWCLADDKKKMSKSKGNVITPHVILETYGADVVRYWAANSRLGVDTVYSENIFRIGKRLVTKLWNASKFVSMFMEKHQTVSINSISETMDKWILSKLYKVIDRATNNLLQFEYCEALGAIEEFFWKDFCDNYLELVKKRAYGDGINSEANLSAKQSLAYVLNVILRLFAPFLPYITEEIYHRLYSYNSVHNQSNWPSKEELIYDKHSEEMGDNSVQILNLVRKIKADNNMSVKHLIKRLTIKANIREDRLNQSAQDDLQTVCNAEVIQWSEDVTGFTTENGKFTVGAEL comes from the coding sequence ATGTTAGAAGAAAAATACAGCTTTAAAGAAATTGAAGCCAAGTACAACATATTGTGGGAAAACAGCAAAATTTATAAATGGAGTGGTGAAAAGGATAACACTTTCACTATAGACACACCTCCACCGACGATATCGGGGAAATTGCATATCGGTCATATATTTAGCTATTGCCACACAGACTTCATTGCAAAGTTTCAGCGCATGCTGGGGAAAGATGTGTTTTATCCAATTGGGTTTGATGATAATGGGCTCCCTACTGAAAGATTGGTTGAACAAACCTATAAAACCCGTGCAAAGGAAGTTGGCAGAGAGAAATTTATAGAAATGTGCCACGAGGTTATTGAAAAATCAAAGCAGGAATTCAAGGAATTGTTTAAATCAGTTGGCATTAGCTATGACTGGAGTTTGGAATATCACACGATCAGCAAGGAAACTGTGACGCTTTCTCAAATGTCATTTATTGACCTATATAACAAGGGGTATGCATACAGGAAGATGCAACCCATCCTTTGGGACCCGGTTGACAAAACCGCAATTGCGCAAGCAGAAATAGAGGATAAAGTCTTTGAGTCATCCTTAAACACAATAGTTTTTTCCACTGAAGAAAATGAGCAGATCAAAATTGCAACTACGCGACCTGAGCTGCTTCCAGCATGCGTTGCAGTTTTTTGTCATCCAGAGGATGCGCGCTACATTCATTTGATTGGAAAAACAGCTACAGTAGCAATAACAGGGGCAAAAGTTTCAATAATAGCTGATGATAAGGTCAAAATAGATAAAGGTACAGGACTGGTTATGTGCTGTACCTTCGGTGATGAGCTCGACATATACTGGCAGCAAAAGCATAACTTGCCGATGAAGATTATCATCGATCAGGATGGGAGGATAAGTCTAGATTCAGTGTGTGATAACAATAGATCCCAGTGTCAAGGCACTGGGATGACAAGTAGTGTACTAAATGGACTAAAGGTTAAAGAAGCAAGAAAGAGAATAATTGAAATCCTGAGTGGAAAAGGACTTTTGATAGAGAGCACTAGCATTTCTCATTCTGTTAAGTGCGCAGAAAGATCTGGTGCACCACTTGAAATATTGCCTACTTATCAATGGTTTATCAAGATCTTAGAGAAAAAAGCTAAAGTATTAGATAAAGTTAAGGAATGCAACTGGTATCCAGCTACTATGCGTAAACGCATGGAAGTGTGGATAGAAGGACTAAATTGGGACTGGTGCATCTCAAGGCAGCGTTATTTTGGTGTGCCATTTCCAGTGTGGTACTCAAAACGCAAAGGAGAAGAAGGCAAAATCATTCTAGCTGAAGTGAAGGATCTGCCTATAGATCCACTCAAGGATTTGCCAAAAGGGTATAGTAAGGAAGAAGTTATCCCGGATCAAGATGTGATGGACACTTGGGCCACAAGTGCGATCACTCCCCAGCTAAGTGCACTGGCAGTAAACAATGAGTTTCACTTACCGAATCATCGCTATGACAAGATATTTCCTGCAGATCTGCGTAGCCAAAGCCATGAGATAATAAGAACTTGGGCTTTTTATACAATTTTGAAGGCACATTACCATGCAAACTCCCTGCCATGGAAAAATATCATGATCAGTGGTTGGTGTTTAGCTGATGATAAAAAAAAGATGAGTAAATCAAAAGGTAACGTCATCACTCCTCATGTAATACTTGAGACCTATGGGGCTGATGTAGTACGCTACTGGGCAGCAAACTCAAGGCTTGGAGTTGATACAGTTTACTCTGAAAATATATTCAGAATTGGTAAGCGCCTCGTTACAAAACTTTGGAATGCCAGCAAGTTTGTTTCCATGTTCATGGAAAAGCATCAAACAGTAAGCATAAATTCCATCAGTGAGACGATGGATAAATGGATATTGTCCAAGTTATACAAAGTGATAGATAGAGCAACGAACAACCTGTTGCAATTTGAATACTGCGAAGCTTTGGGGGCAATAGAGGAGTTTTTCTGGAAAGATTTTTGTGATAACTACTTAGAGCTGGTGAAAAAACGTGCATATGGGGATGGGATAAACAGTGAAGCAAACTTGAGTGCTAAACAAAGTTTGGCATATGTATTAAACGTTATTTTGCGGTTATTTGCACCTTTTTTGCCGTACATTACGGAAGAGATATACCACCGGTTGTATAGCTATAATTCTGTGCATAATCAAAGCAATTGGCCAAGTAAAGAAGAACTTATCTATGATAAACATTCTGAAGAAATGGGAGACAATTCTGTGCAGATATTAAACCTTGTGAGGAAAATAAAGGCAGATAATAATATGTCAGTTAAGCATTTGATAAAAAGATTGACAATAAAAGCGAACATACGAGAGGATAGGTTGAATCAATCTGCACAGGATGATTTGCAAACGGTTTGCAATGCTGAAGTAATACAGTGGAGTGAGGATGTAACAGGATTTACAACTGAAAATGGAAAATTTACTGTAGGTGCAGAGTTATAA
- the pyrF gene encoding orotidine-5'-phosphate decarboxylase codes for MNPIICALDTQDLNEAVSLANALRDKVGMLKLGLEFFAAHGPSGVREVAKCNIPIFLDLKLHDIPNTVAKTVEAIKALGVEILTLHISGGAKMLEEALSVVKDAKMKLIGVTVLTSMGNEDLNELGVTKEVKSQVILLAKLAKKIGLHGIVCPALEAQEVRKECGKDFTIITPGIRVDSGHDDQKRTATPKEAISSGADYVVIGRPITKSDSPANSAELIWESLIN; via the coding sequence ATGAACCCAATAATATGCGCACTAGACACACAAGATTTGAATGAGGCTGTATCTTTAGCTAATGCTCTACGTGATAAAGTTGGCATGTTAAAACTGGGATTAGAATTTTTTGCTGCTCATGGTCCTTCTGGAGTGAGGGAAGTTGCAAAGTGTAATATACCAATTTTTTTAGATCTGAAACTGCATGATATTCCAAACACTGTAGCTAAAACAGTTGAGGCAATCAAGGCTTTGGGTGTTGAAATATTAACATTGCATATAAGCGGTGGAGCAAAAATGCTTGAAGAAGCTTTAAGTGTAGTGAAAGATGCAAAAATGAAACTGATCGGAGTAACCGTGCTAACTAGTATGGGCAATGAGGATTTAAATGAGCTTGGAGTGACAAAAGAGGTGAAATCACAGGTAATTTTACTTGCAAAGCTCGCAAAAAAGATTGGGCTACATGGAATAGTTTGCCCTGCACTGGAAGCTCAGGAAGTGCGCAAAGAGTGCGGTAAAGACTTTACAATTATTACTCCGGGAATTCGTGTAGACTCTGGTCACGATGACCAAAAAAGAACAGCAACACCAAAAGAAGCAATAAGTTCAGGAGCTGATTATGTCGTAATTGGTAGGCCCATTACAAAAAGTGACAGTCCTGCAAATAGTGCGGAATTAATATGGGAATCACTCATTAATTGA